One segment of Niabella beijingensis DNA contains the following:
- a CDS encoding efflux RND transporter permease subunit, translated as MNISELSLRRPVLAIVMNVVIIVFGFIGFKFLGVRDYPAIDPPNISVRTTYPGANADIIESQITEPLEDAINGIAGIRNITSSSSNGSSNINVEFEVGANLEAAANDVRDKVSAAQRQLPPDLEEPSAVTKADASAEPILSMTVQSSTKNPLELTEYATNNLVDRLQTIPGVSSIDTWGEKRFAMRLWLDPNKMAAFNITSTDIQTALQRENIELPSGKLTGENTELTIRTFGRLDTEEEFENIIIKNDGGADIRVKDVAHVVLGPENEESALKESAIPMIALAIIPQPGANYVSISEEFYKRLETIKKEVPSDIKLNIALDQTEYIKKSITEVEETLFIAIGLVVIIIYLFFRDWILSVRPLIDIPVSLIGAFFIMYVMGYTINVLSLLAIVLATGLVVDDGIVVTENIFKKLEQGMSKRKAALEGSKEIYFAVIATSITLAVVFMPIIFLQGFVGSLFREFGIVVAGAVLISAFVSLTLTPVLNVFLSKKNVHKHSWFYNKTEPFFRGMEQYYERSLKAFMKVRWVSWLIVLACFCIIVVIGRNIQSELAPMEDKSQFRLNLTAPEGTSFYAMDKYVDKVSQFLIDSVPEKEIVLSITGSRMSGNANSGMVRVRLVPPHDRGRSQKEIVDYVNRHVSKYTEARAFAIQDQTIQVNRRGGQDVQFVIQNNDFEKLSEMLPKFLDECNKSDILQQVDADLKFNKPEIRVHVDRLKAAQLGITVGDVSQALQTAYSNQRLGYFTRSGKQYQVMAQVDRIDRDDPNDLKKIYVRNNQGQLISLDNITTAVESTTPPTIYHFNRYKSATISAGLTEGHTVGDGVKEMNRIAQKMLDESFTTSLSGSSRDFAESSSNTSFAFLLALGLIFLILAAQFESFVDPFIIMITVPLAMAGALLSLWIFGHTLNIFSEIGMIMLIGLVTKNGILIVEFANQSRKKNMNKTDAVIFAAGQRLRPILMTSMTMALGALPIALSLGAAATSRIPLGIVIVGGVIFSLILTLYVIPAIYSYLSANKKNKEFDEELRLEEARQPLLDEEKTS; from the coding sequence ATGAATATTTCAGAGCTAAGTTTGAGACGGCCGGTGCTCGCCATCGTGATGAATGTGGTGATCATTGTGTTCGGGTTTATCGGGTTCAAGTTCCTGGGGGTACGGGATTACCCGGCCATCGATCCTCCCAACATCAGTGTGCGCACCACTTATCCCGGTGCCAATGCCGATATTATCGAAAGTCAGATCACCGAGCCGCTCGAGGATGCCATCAACGGCATTGCAGGCATCCGGAACATCACTTCCAGCAGCAGCAACGGGAGCTCCAATATCAATGTGGAATTTGAAGTAGGCGCCAACCTGGAAGCAGCAGCAAACGATGTACGTGATAAAGTATCTGCTGCGCAACGACAGCTCCCGCCCGACCTGGAAGAACCCTCTGCCGTTACCAAGGCCGATGCCAGCGCAGAACCGATCCTTTCCATGACGGTACAAAGCAGTACCAAAAACCCGCTGGAACTCACCGAATATGCTACCAACAATCTTGTCGACCGGTTGCAGACCATTCCCGGTGTGAGCAGTATCGACACCTGGGGAGAGAAACGTTTTGCCATGCGGCTGTGGCTGGATCCCAATAAAATGGCGGCGTTCAACATTACCTCCACGGACATACAGACCGCGCTCCAGCGGGAGAACATCGAGCTTCCGTCCGGAAAGCTGACAGGCGAAAATACAGAGCTGACCATCCGCACATTCGGCCGGCTGGATACCGAAGAAGAGTTTGAGAACATCATCATCAAGAACGACGGAGGTGCTGACATACGGGTCAAAGATGTAGCACATGTGGTACTGGGTCCGGAGAATGAAGAGTCGGCACTGAAGGAAAGTGCCATCCCCATGATCGCCCTGGCCATCATCCCGCAACCCGGGGCTAACTATGTTTCCATCTCGGAAGAATTTTACAAAAGGCTGGAGACAATAAAAAAAGAAGTTCCTTCAGATATCAAACTGAACATTGCGCTGGATCAGACCGAATACATCAAGAAATCGATCACGGAAGTGGAGGAAACCCTTTTTATTGCGATCGGCCTCGTGGTGATCATTATCTATCTGTTCTTCAGGGACTGGATCCTGTCGGTGCGCCCCCTTATCGATATACCCGTGTCGTTGATCGGAGCTTTTTTTATCATGTATGTGATGGGCTATACCATCAACGTGCTCTCCCTGCTGGCCATCGTGCTGGCCACCGGTCTGGTGGTGGATGATGGTATCGTGGTCACGGAAAATATCTTCAAAAAACTGGAACAGGGCATGAGCAAGCGCAAGGCCGCCCTGGAAGGATCGAAGGAGATTTACTTTGCGGTAATTGCCACTTCGATCACCCTCGCTGTGGTATTTATGCCGATCATCTTTCTCCAGGGTTTTGTGGGCAGCCTGTTCCGCGAATTCGGGATCGTGGTGGCCGGTGCGGTGCTGATCTCAGCCTTCGTATCCCTTACACTGACCCCGGTGCTGAACGTATTCCTTTCCAAAAAAAATGTACACAAGCACTCCTGGTTTTATAACAAAACAGAACCGTTTTTCCGGGGAATGGAGCAATACTATGAGCGATCATTAAAAGCATTCATGAAAGTGCGGTGGGTATCCTGGCTGATCGTTCTTGCCTGCTTTTGCATTATTGTGGTGATCGGCCGCAATATCCAATCCGAGCTTGCCCCTATGGAAGACAAGAGCCAGTTCCGGCTGAACCTTACGGCACCGGAGGGGACTTCCTTTTATGCGATGGACAAATATGTAGACAAAGTATCTCAGTTCCTGATCGATTCCGTTCCGGAAAAAGAGATCGTTCTTTCCATCACCGGTTCGCGGATGAGCGGCAATGCCAACTCGGGTATGGTGCGCGTGCGGCTGGTACCTCCTCACGACCGGGGACGCTCGCAGAAAGAGATCGTGGATTATGTGAACCGCCATGTATCAAAATACACAGAAGCAAGGGCCTTCGCCATACAGGACCAGACCATACAGGTGAACCGCCGCGGCGGACAGGATGTGCAGTTCGTCATCCAGAACAACGACTTTGAAAAGCTCTCCGAGATGCTTCCCAAATTTCTCGATGAATGCAATAAAAGCGATATCCTGCAACAGGTGGATGCCGACCTGAAATTCAACAAACCGGAAATAAGGGTGCATGTCGACCGGCTGAAAGCGGCACAACTGGGGATCACGGTGGGTGATGTATCCCAGGCACTGCAGACTGCTTACAGTAACCAGCGCCTGGGCTATTTTACCCGGAGCGGGAAACAATACCAGGTAATGGCGCAGGTGGACCGCATCGACCGGGATGACCCCAATGACCTGAAAAAAATATACGTCCGCAATAACCAGGGACAGCTGATCAGCCTGGACAATATTACCACCGCCGTGGAATCGACAACGCCACCGACGATCTACCATTTCAATCGTTACAAATCCGCCACCATATCTGCCGGTCTTACCGAGGGCCACACCGTGGGCGACGGGGTAAAGGAAATGAACCGGATCGCCCAGAAAATGCTGGATGAATCTTTTACCACTTCCCTCAGCGGTTCTTCGCGCGACTTTGCAGAAAGCAGCTCCAATACCAGCTTTGCCTTCCTGCTGGCCCTGGGCCTGATCTTTCTGATCCTTGCAGCGCAATTCGAAAGTTTTGTTGATCCTTTCATTATCATGATCACTGTACCTTTGGCCATGGCCGGGGCCCTTCTCTCCCTCTGGATCTTTGGCCATACACTGAATATTTTCTCCGAGATCGGGATGATCATGCTGATCGGACTGGTGACCAAGAACGGGATCCTGATCGTGGAGTTTGCCAATCAGAGTCGAAAGAAAAATATGAACAAGACCGACGCGGTGATATTTGCAGCGGGGCAGCGTTTACGGCCTATTTTAATGACCAGCATGACCATGGCGCTAGGTGCCCTGCCCATTGCCCTCTCGCTGGGGGCGGCGGCCACCAGCCGGATCCCGCTGGGAATCGTTATTGTAGGCGGGGTTATTTTTTCACTGATACTCACGTTGTATGTGATCCCCGCCATTTACAGCTATTTGTCGGCCAATAAAAAGAATAAAGAATTTGATGAAGAACTTCGCCTGGAAGAAGCCAGACAACCGTTACTCGATGAAGAAAAGACTTCCTAA
- a CDS encoding TolC family protein gives MKNFAWKKPDNRYSMKKRLPKIIATLFAFPAFAINAGAQRLLTLEEAIATALMNNYQIQLSRNDSMIAAIDYSYRNMVFLPTLNGNAGLTNTNNNQKQTLADGTERKSNNIRSNNVQANVSLNWVLFDGLKMFATRDKATALLEAGEYSAREQIVNTIAAVITNYYAIARVKQQITATDVQIGLNQERAKLAQNKLDIGTGAKPDVLQSKVDLNSQKSLRMQQEVQVAQLKEQLAQAMNSQISGAAFDIPDTIPLNNDLVLGNILEDIEQSNPTLQLAKSRISIAQYTLKESRAGLYPTLSFNSMYNFTRTENKKVINPFSTLFNQSHGYNYGLTASIPIFNQSIARRDIKQSQWGLKMEELNYDNQLSLLHLNVVNSYKNYDQQKRALKLEEENIELAKENVDIVFRTYKLGMATLVQLREAQLSLAQAYDRLIEARYNTKLSETELMRLKGDIIK, from the coding sequence ATGAAGAACTTCGCCTGGAAGAAGCCAGACAACCGTTACTCGATGAAGAAAAGACTTCCTAAAATAATAGCAACCCTTTTTGCCTTCCCGGCATTTGCCATCAACGCCGGGGCACAGCGGCTTCTGACCCTGGAAGAAGCCATTGCTACTGCGTTGATGAATAACTACCAGATCCAGTTGTCGCGGAATGATTCCATGATCGCCGCTATCGATTACAGTTACCGGAATATGGTATTCCTTCCCACATTAAACGGGAATGCCGGACTTACCAATACCAATAATAATCAAAAGCAGACCCTTGCAGACGGAACCGAACGCAAGTCGAACAATATCCGCAGCAACAATGTGCAGGCCAATGTAAGTCTGAACTGGGTACTGTTTGACGGGTTGAAGATGTTTGCTACGCGCGATAAGGCCACAGCATTGCTGGAAGCCGGTGAATACAGCGCCAGGGAACAGATCGTAAACACCATCGCCGCCGTGATCACCAATTATTATGCGATCGCAAGAGTAAAGCAACAGATCACCGCTACCGATGTACAGATCGGTCTGAACCAGGAACGGGCCAAACTGGCACAAAACAAGCTTGACATCGGCACCGGCGCAAAACCGGATGTACTTCAAAGCAAAGTGGACCTCAACAGCCAGAAATCGCTGCGGATGCAGCAGGAGGTACAGGTGGCACAGCTTAAAGAACAGCTGGCACAGGCGATGAACAGCCAGATCAGCGGAGCTGCCTTCGACATACCGGATACGATCCCGCTGAATAACGACCTCGTGCTGGGAAATATCCTGGAAGATATCGAGCAAAGCAATCCCACCCTTCAGCTGGCAAAATCAAGGATCAGTATTGCACAATACACACTGAAAGAAAGCAGGGCCGGACTTTATCCCACGCTTTCCTTCAACTCCATGTACAATTTTACACGGACGGAAAATAAAAAAGTGATCAACCCGTTCTCCACCCTGTTCAATCAAAGTCACGGGTACAATTACGGCCTTACCGCAAGCATTCCCATATTCAACCAATCGATAGCAAGGCGGGATATTAAGCAAAGCCAGTGGGGACTGAAAATGGAGGAGCTGAATTACGACAACCAGCTGTCACTCCTTCATCTGAACGTTGTTAATTCCTACAAGAATTATGATCAGCAGAAACGTGCATTAAAACTGGAAGAGGAAAACATCGAGCTGGCAAAAGAAAATGTGGACATTGTGTTCCGGACCTACAAACTGGGAATGGCCACCCTGGTACAGCTGCGGGAAGCACAACTGAGCCTGGCGCAGGCTTACGACCGCCTTATTGAAGCGCGGTACAATACCAAGCTGTCCGAAACCGAGCTCATGCGTCTTAAAGGAGATATTATAAAATAG
- a CDS encoding L,D-transpeptidase — MNPKYLTAFIVGITFFACRQPEQRPSGNNPPVLKDTTVKEQPVPEPPRVTYHFIKKKEWQSAKDSFEGARHLDILNAVNRTDSVHLLRLDSILVPSDYSLPLNAYLPFPTEVPFLKEVKKIIVFSLPAQVFAAYENGSMVLTGQTNTGRKTKPTPPRLYFTNWKARQTTSTVDDEWILKWNFNVHNTWGIGFHQYALPGYPASHSCMRLQERDARFLYGWADQWLLKNNQLLAAGTPVVVFGQYPFGQPKPWYRLVQDPAALTISADSLKNRVAPWLPEILKKQQQRDSLLQSTAVAAK; from the coding sequence ATGAACCCTAAATACCTGACTGCTTTTATCGTTGGTATTACTTTTTTTGCATGCCGGCAGCCGGAGCAGCGACCTTCCGGAAACAATCCGCCGGTTCTGAAAGATACCACTGTAAAAGAGCAGCCGGTACCCGAACCACCCCGGGTCACCTACCACTTTATTAAAAAAAAGGAATGGCAGTCTGCAAAGGACAGTTTTGAAGGTGCCCGCCACCTTGACATTTTAAACGCTGTCAACCGCACAGATTCCGTGCATCTCCTGCGGCTGGACAGTATCCTGGTACCCAGCGATTATTCGCTGCCCCTGAATGCCTACCTGCCTTTCCCTACAGAAGTACCGTTTCTCAAAGAGGTAAAAAAGATCATCGTGTTCTCATTGCCGGCACAGGTATTTGCTGCTTATGAGAACGGCAGCATGGTTTTGACCGGCCAGACCAACACCGGGCGAAAAACAAAGCCCACTCCTCCCCGCCTGTATTTCACCAATTGGAAGGCACGTCAAACCACCAGTACCGTAGATGACGAATGGATCTTAAAATGGAATTTCAATGTACACAATACCTGGGGCATCGGTTTTCACCAATATGCGTTGCCGGGTTACCCTGCCTCACACAGTTGTATGCGGCTGCAGGAACGTGATGCGCGGTTTTTATATGGCTGGGCCGACCAATGGCTGCTGAAAAACAATCAGCTGCTTGCAGCCGGCACACCTGTTGTGGTATTTGGACAATATCCCTTCGGACAACCCAAACCCTGGTACCGCCTGGTACAGGACCCCGCCGCACTTACTATTTCAGCCGACAGTTTAAAGAACCGTGTTGCACCCTGGTTGCCCGAAATACTGAAAAAACAACAGCAGCGGGATTCGCTGTTGCAAAGCACTGCAGTAGCCGCAAAATAA
- a CDS encoding Gfo/Idh/MocA family protein codes for MKREKLRVGMIGGGKDAFIGAVHRLALNMDGLIELSCGALSVHPDVARASGEMLFLPEDRTYLSYEEMIKKESQLPEDKRIHFVSIVTPNFVHFAPAMMALEHGFNVVIEKPMVFSLDEAKQLQQKVKETGLMLCLTHTYTGYPMVKQARQMVAEGAFGKIRKVYVEYPQGWLSRLSEREGNAQAAWRTDPTKSGKSGCMGDIGTHAANLAEYITGQKISKLCADLNTIVEGRNLDDDGAVLLKFDQGASGVLIASQVAAGEENALEIKIYGENGGLEWHQQEPNTLLVKWLDAPTQVYRAGNGYLGDYAKHNCRTPGGHPEGYLEAFANHYRNFATALQAKLNHETPSKESLDFPSVDDGVRGMAFIDNVVASAQSDQKWWDFVV; via the coding sequence ATGAAAAGAGAAAAATTGCGTGTCGGTATGATCGGCGGTGGTAAGGACGCTTTTATCGGAGCCGTACACCGCCTGGCGCTGAATATGGACGGACTGATCGAACTGAGCTGCGGTGCACTCAGCGTGCATCCGGATGTAGCCCGCGCCTCCGGCGAGATGCTCTTTCTGCCCGAAGACCGTACTTACCTGAGTTACGAAGAAATGATCAAGAAGGAAAGCCAGCTGCCGGAAGACAAGCGCATCCATTTTGTTTCGATTGTTACGCCCAACTTCGTACACTTTGCCCCGGCAATGATGGCGCTGGAGCATGGCTTTAATGTGGTTATCGAAAAGCCGATGGTGTTCAGCCTGGATGAAGCAAAGCAATTGCAGCAAAAGGTGAAGGAGACCGGGTTGATGTTGTGTCTTACGCACACCTATACCGGTTATCCGATGGTAAAGCAGGCGCGGCAGATGGTAGCGGAAGGGGCCTTTGGTAAAATAAGAAAAGTATACGTAGAATACCCGCAGGGCTGGTTAAGCCGTTTGTCTGAACGTGAAGGAAATGCGCAGGCAGCATGGCGGACAGACCCGACAAAAAGCGGGAAGAGTGGGTGTATGGGAGATATCGGCACACATGCAGCCAACCTTGCGGAATATATCACCGGTCAGAAGATCTCTAAGCTTTGTGCGGATCTGAATACGATCGTGGAGGGACGTAACCTGGATGACGACGGCGCCGTACTGTTGAAATTTGACCAGGGCGCTTCCGGGGTGCTCATTGCCAGCCAGGTGGCTGCCGGTGAAGAAAATGCATTGGAGATTAAAATTTATGGAGAAAACGGCGGACTGGAATGGCATCAGCAGGAACCCAACACCTTACTGGTGAAATGGCTGGATGCGCCGACACAGGTATACCGCGCAGGGAACGGCTATCTCGGTGATTATGCGAAACACAATTGCCGCACACCGGGAGGGCATCCGGAGGGATACCTGGAAGCGTTTGCCAATCATTACCGCAATTTTGCAACGGCCCTGCAGGCAAAACTGAATCATGAAACACCTTCAAAAGAAAGTCTTGATTTCCCTTCCGTGGATGACGGGGTACGCGGGATGGCATTTATCGATAACGTAGTGGCCTCTGCGCAATCGGACCAGAAATGGTGGGATTTTGTGGTTTGA
- a CDS encoding sucrase ferredoxin, whose protein sequence is MNKAGTRHVFFCSAASRYFKEEIHGSAANYNGFILLEHSDPFPEKIDQAHFDPHFIAGLQDLAKKRKAKLLLIRNRKTDFKSCRLIYVDCLQQRYLTLHSTLADVAAIRLEYYINNPDAIWETDPFFVVCTNGKKDKCCSKFGFPVFKFIENHDKAVTVFESTHVGGDRFAANAVCMPFGIYYGRVMVEDVDAILDATELRRIHYENYRGLSTRSFLHQSVECYLREQLRDFSIDFGFRIDAHEEAREHFNFTVTVNETQYRLSLFKKVIPYPYYLTCKAQKPGNVTKYLLETFTRL, encoded by the coding sequence TTGAACAAGGCAGGCACCCGGCACGTTTTTTTTTGCAGCGCTGCATCCCGTTATTTTAAAGAAGAAATACACGGGTCGGCTGCCAATTATAATGGCTTTATCCTGCTGGAGCACAGTGATCCGTTCCCGGAAAAAATCGATCAGGCCCATTTCGATCCGCATTTTATTGCAGGGCTTCAGGATCTGGCGAAGAAAAGAAAGGCCAAGCTGCTGCTGATCCGTAACCGCAAAACGGATTTTAAGAGTTGCCGGCTGATCTATGTCGATTGCCTGCAGCAACGGTACCTGACCCTGCATTCAACACTCGCGGACGTGGCGGCCATCCGGCTGGAATATTATATCAATAACCCGGACGCTATATGGGAGACCGATCCGTTTTTTGTGGTATGCACCAACGGTAAAAAGGATAAGTGTTGTTCCAAGTTCGGTTTCCCGGTCTTTAAGTTCATCGAAAATCACGACAAGGCCGTAACCGTTTTTGAAAGCACCCATGTGGGCGGCGACCGCTTTGCCGCCAATGCGGTGTGCATGCCCTTTGGTATTTACTACGGACGTGTGATGGTGGAAGATGTGGATGCCATCCTGGATGCAACTGAGCTCCGGCGGATCCATTACGAGAATTACCGGGGGCTTTCCACCCGTTCGTTCCTGCATCAGTCGGTTGAATGCTATCTCAGGGAGCAGCTGCGCGATTTTTCCATCGATTTCGGATTTCGTATCGACGCGCATGAAGAGGCGAGGGAACATTTTAACTTTACCGTTACGGTAAACGAAACGCAATACCGGCTTTCCCTGTTTAAGAAGGTTATCCCTTATCCGTACTACCTTACCTGTAAGGCCCAGAAACCCGGCAATGTTACCAAATACCTGCTGGAAACGTTTACCCGTCTGTAA
- a CDS encoding efflux RND transporter periplasmic adaptor subunit, with product MNRNFSPLFFLLLVVSMVACGEKTKAPPAGQKRSAAKVDGFIVKTESFAENIETPGTIVANEVTEIHPEVSGRVVQLHIREGQWVARGTVLAKIYDGDLQAQLKKLETQQKIAKVNEDRARQLVDIQGISKQDYDASLLTLQNIQADIALVQTEISRTVVRAPFDGKIGLKAISPGAYVTPLTIIATINQTSTIKIDFVVPEKYTAQIHPGQVVDFTVEGTNTTYTAKVTATESNVAVTNRSLTVRGVVTGTTQGLIPGAFAKVKIGFAPKSNALFIPTQSILPTARGKQVILVNNSKAIFTDVQTGSRDSARVEITNGLKTGDTILVTGVMATKPNSQVSINKIIN from the coding sequence TTGAATAGGAATTTCAGCCCCTTGTTCTTTCTGCTGCTTGTAGTGAGTATGGTTGCTTGTGGTGAAAAGACAAAGGCGCCGCCCGCCGGTCAGAAAAGGAGCGCCGCTAAAGTAGACGGGTTCATTGTAAAAACAGAATCATTTGCAGAAAACATAGAAACACCGGGCACCATTGTCGCCAATGAGGTTACCGAGATCCACCCGGAGGTCTCCGGAAGAGTGGTTCAGCTTCATATCAGGGAAGGCCAGTGGGTGGCCAGGGGAACGGTATTGGCCAAAATCTACGACGGCGATCTTCAGGCCCAGCTGAAAAAACTGGAGACACAGCAGAAAATAGCAAAGGTCAATGAAGACCGGGCAAGGCAGCTGGTGGATATACAGGGTATCAGTAAACAGGATTATGATGCCAGCCTGCTCACCCTCCAGAACATCCAGGCGGACATCGCCCTGGTTCAGACAGAGATTTCCCGCACCGTTGTCCGCGCCCCGTTTGACGGAAAGATCGGCTTAAAAGCCATCAGCCCGGGAGCCTATGTAACGCCGCTCACTATTATTGCCACGATCAACCAGACCAGCACCATAAAAATTGATTTTGTCGTGCCCGAAAAATACACGGCGCAGATACATCCCGGCCAGGTGGTCGATTTTACCGTTGAGGGAACCAATACCACTTATACCGCAAAGGTTACTGCCACCGAGTCGAATGTTGCAGTTACCAACAGAAGCCTCACTGTACGCGGCGTGGTAACCGGCACAACCCAGGGATTGATCCCCGGGGCTTTTGCCAAGGTGAAGATCGGCTTTGCACCAAAAAGCAATGCCCTCTTTATTCCCACCCAGTCCATCCTGCCCACTGCCCGGGGCAAACAGGTGATCCTTGTTAACAATAGCAAGGCCATCTTTACCGATGTACAGACAGGAAGCAGGGACTCCGCAAGGGTGGAGATCACCAACGGACTGAAAACGGGTGATACCATCCTGGTGACCGGGGTAATGGCCACCAAGCCCAACTCCCAGGTGAGCATCAATAAAATAATTAATTGA
- a CDS encoding flavin reductase family protein: protein MNNAVIKKLRIVKIIPETADAKTFVVEPLGGWEAVYQSGQFLTLIFYNHLGEQRRSFSISSSPAAGEALSFTVKKLDNGEFSRYLIYRARVGDVLETSGISGFFVLPGDIKGKRFCFLAAGSGITPCFSLIKTLLKTTTAQVVLLYSNRSETDTIFYEQLKVLRETYADRLLIRFMFSNHPEVLQKRLSHWVLTHFVESHLPEDLRKQTLFYVCGPYDYMLMAGISLKSNGVSGRQIIKEDFYPLPRLVKPKPPDLDAHLVTLHVGGTVYELEVQYPLAITASARKAGITLPYSCESGQCGSCVATCTSGNIWMAYNEVLTEEEVAAGRVLTCQGYPVGGDAIVVF from the coding sequence ATGAATAATGCAGTGATCAAAAAGCTCAGGATCGTAAAAATCATACCTGAAACGGCGGATGCCAAAACTTTCGTTGTGGAGCCCCTGGGGGGATGGGAGGCTGTGTATCAGTCCGGTCAGTTCCTTACCCTTATTTTTTATAATCATCTGGGTGAACAGCGGCGTTCCTTCTCCATATCTTCCAGTCCTGCTGCCGGTGAAGCACTTTCTTTTACGGTAAAGAAACTGGATAATGGGGAATTCAGCCGGTATCTTATTTACAGGGCCCGGGTGGGAGATGTGCTGGAAACCTCCGGTATCAGCGGGTTCTTTGTATTGCCGGGCGATATAAAAGGAAAACGCTTCTGTTTCCTGGCCGCTGGCAGCGGGATCACGCCTTGCTTTTCGCTGATCAAAACGCTGCTGAAGACCACTACCGCGCAGGTGGTGTTGTTGTACAGCAACCGCTCGGAAACGGATACGATTTTTTACGAGCAGCTAAAGGTACTCCGGGAGACCTATGCCGACCGGTTGCTGATCCGTTTTATGTTCAGCAATCATCCTGAAGTATTGCAAAAGCGCCTGAGTCATTGGGTGCTGACCCATTTTGTGGAAAGCCATTTACCGGAAGACCTCCGGAAGCAGACGCTGTTCTATGTTTGCGGCCCCTATGACTATATGCTGATGGCGGGGATCTCTTTAAAAAGTAATGGCGTATCGGGCAGACAGATCATCAAGGAGGATTTTTATCCGTTGCCCCGCCTGGTAAAACCCAAACCGCCGGACCTGGATGCCCACCTGGTAACGCTTCATGTAGGAGGCACCGTGTATGAACTGGAAGTGCAGTATCCTCTCGCCATCACCGCTTCAGCGAGGAAAGCCGGCATCACACTGCCTTACAGTTGCGAATCGGGGCAATGCGGGAGTTGTGTAGCCACCTGTACCTCGGGAAATATATGGATGGCCTACAATGAGGTACTGACAGAAGAGGAGGTGGCTGCAGGCCGGGTACTTACCTGCCAGGGATACCCGGTGGGTGGAGATGCAATAGTTGTTTTTTGA
- a CDS encoding bifunctional helix-turn-helix transcriptional regulator/GNAT family N-acetyltransferase has product MEKEFYRLTGKMALGSRLRVLAAVFTEDAEKIYEQNRIPLKAKWFPVFYMLSNKEEKTITEIAQEIGHSQPSVSRIVREMTAKGLITENKKAGDRRQTIVALSAKGNSLIPQVLDQCTDVNSAVEVLAGEAVHDLWEAIEEWEFLLEQKSLSRRVLEQKKLRESGQVRIVDYEPKYKTVFRKLNEAWISQHFEMETADVRALTHPEKYILGKGGTILVALYNNEPVGVCALIKMYDPDYDYEMAKMAVSPAAQGKNIGKLLADAIIGKAKKAGASKLYLESNTRLKPAISLYYKLGFKKITNRPSPYKRANIQMELDLRSL; this is encoded by the coding sequence ATGGAAAAAGAATTTTACCGCCTTACAGGCAAAATGGCACTGGGCAGCCGGTTACGGGTACTGGCTGCTGTATTTACGGAAGATGCCGAAAAGATCTATGAGCAGAACCGGATCCCGCTGAAAGCAAAATGGTTCCCCGTTTTTTATATGCTTTCCAACAAAGAGGAAAAGACCATTACAGAGATCGCCCAGGAGATCGGCCATTCACAGCCTTCGGTCAGCAGGATCGTCCGCGAAATGACCGCAAAGGGGCTGATCACGGAAAACAAAAAAGCCGGCGACAGGCGGCAAACCATTGTGGCATTATCTGCAAAAGGCAACAGCCTTATTCCGCAGGTGCTGGATCAGTGTACAGATGTGAATAGTGCGGTGGAAGTACTGGCCGGCGAAGCAGTACACGATCTGTGGGAGGCCATCGAGGAATGGGAATTTCTCCTGGAACAGAAATCCCTGTCGCGCCGCGTGCTGGAGCAAAAGAAGCTGCGGGAAAGCGGGCAGGTGCGTATCGTTGACTATGAGCCGAAATACAAAACCGTATTCCGCAAACTGAACGAGGCATGGATATCACAACATTTCGAAATGGAAACAGCCGACGTCCGCGCACTGACGCACCCCGAAAAATACATCCTCGGTAAAGGGGGTACGATACTGGTAGCCCTTTATAATAATGAACCGGTAGGCGTATGTGCGCTTATAAAAATGTATGATCCCGACTATGATTATGAAATGGCGAAGATGGCCGTTTCTCCCGCAGCACAGGGAAAGAACATCGGGAAGCTCCTGGCGGATGCCATCATTGGGAAGGCAAAGAAGGCCGGCGCATCCAAACTTTACCTCGAAAGCAACACCCGCCTAAAACCTGCCATCAGCCTCTATTACAAGCTGGGCTTTAAAAAGATCACCAACCGGCCCAGTCCTTATAAGCGGGCTAATATCCAGATGGAGCTGGATCTCAGATCGCTCTGA